The Mercurialis annua linkage group LG7, ddMerAnnu1.2, whole genome shotgun sequence genome includes the window AccgtttcctttgaaaaattaagcgcaaaacgacgccgtttttgCGCGAAACGGCCccgttttacattcaaaacggcgtcgtttcacatcccgtggacaaatatgccaaaaaatgaaagtttgtggTTTTTAtgacaagaaaaaaaattgttaaataacaaaaacacgcgaaagttggtgattttttatgcaattaagcctttaaaatatacttaatttttaatttgaagttCAAGATTATAGATTTTGATgattaaatgttacaaaattctttatattatattaattataaaaatgaattatatattaaaacttttcaattcATAACCAttagacttttaaaattatataagctttaactttttatattttataacttctatatattaataaaacttttcaatttataaccattagacttttaaaattgtataagttttaactttttatattatatattaataaaaaaaatcaattcataaccattagatttttaaatttctataaattttaacttttcatattttataacttctatatattaatattaattaatgtaataatcaaaacatttaaataaaaaaaattgccaCTTGAAAAATTGTAGTTAATCCACTTGTCAAAATATGCTTAATGCTAATTTGGAGTTCAAGATTATAGTATAGTATAGAAGATTTGAAATATTAGCTGTAGAAGATATGTTAGCTTCAAAAATTAGTGTTGggaagatttaaaaaaaaaatcataaatatggTTTGCCGTTTGAAcgatcactaattaaaaattgcaagttaattaaaaatacaagCTCTGGAAGAATATACAATTACAATATGTATTTCTTGGTAAAACTCAGAGGCAAAGCTACatcaaataataatacaaaGGCAAAAGGAGAAGGaaatttttgtaatgttttgatttgtgagTGATGAAGGGCTACCTTGACGGCGCAGGTCGCTTATTCATCAACTGTAAACCACTGTATTGCTGCTCCTCGGGCGGACCTTGCCCGTCCGGCGTAGTAATGGCGTCGGGTTGCAGCCCACTTCCCACGTATTGTTGCACCACCAAAACAGAAACCGTGGCTGCAAAATCTGATGAAGCAAGTAGATCACCAATGGCTCCAAGCTCAGGACACTCGCTCCAATCTGTTAGTCCAGCAGTGAGTGGGGAAATCATTCCTTGTCCTCTCCCAACAATGAACAAGTCATGCGCATTGATGTCCATTGATCTTATTGCCGCAACTGTTTCCTCTCCGTTGTTCACTATTATTTCTGAGTAAAACACATTCTCATCGTTGTTCTGCACCCTGAACTCATTTATATACTCTTCGTCCACTTGTTTCTCTCTTTGATCGTGTGTTTCAACTGTTAGTATTCTCGGTTCGTTCTGCAGTCCCGTCCCAGCCCCGGCTGATTGAGCAGCATCGTCTCCTGCCAGGAATCGCATTACGGTTAAGCTTATTCCGGGATGTTCAGACATCCTCGAAGCGTAGGCTAATGCTTCTCTATCGTCAGGTCCGCCGAAGAAAAGAACGGCTATATGGTGCGATAGCTGGTTGGCAGCAATCCGAGTGGAGCCATTAAGTCCTCGGTCGACGAGGATTCCAACGGAGCAGGGCGCGTTTGCTAGTACATTTTGATTTACCATTCTGAATGCTGGATTGGTTGCTTCCATGCCACCATCCACTGTTTGTTGTTTATGGAAAGGGATTATGACAAAGGCCACTCTTTTGTCCTCTGCTAAATTACATATATCCTCGTGCATAGTAGAGTAAGGGGATATAGCCGTCAAGGGTTGAACTGAAACACAGGTCGCGTGCTGCTCGTAATTTTCGAAAGCATTAATAATATGATCGGATTGAGCTTGAGTTCTGTTCAAGGCAGGGCGGCCTGATTTCCGTGTATTATGAACAATGAGCATGGCGGAGGCTCGTCCGGTGAGTTCGACTAAGTGGAGGACATAGACACACATAGGTGATTTTTTAGTAGGATGTGATGCTTCAAGAAGGTTGATAATTGTTGGAACATTTCGAGGGGTGTGTACACATACTAGTACCCTTAACTCTGCATCTGGTTTTGATCTCTGGATGGTTCTTCTTTTGTAGGGAATGAATTTCCTTGCTGGCCTATATATTGCGGTAACAACAGGCGTCACTAGTCCGGTCATAATCACAGCTACAATCACCATGATTGCGAACGATTCGTCATCTAGAACCTGCACATTTTGTTATGTCAACATAGAAACAGAAATGCTAAGAAGTGAAAACATGTTTCAGAAAAGAAAAAACTGATACCCTTTGATCCTTGCCAACATTGAGAATGATCATTTCAATAAGGCCTTTCGTGTTCATGAGCAAGCCAAGAGTAAGGCCTTCACGCATAGGCATCTGATAGATGAAAGTGACAACCAAAGTACCAACAATTTTACCAGCACTTCCCAGTATTATTACCAGAACCAGAAATCCCCATGTAGAAGCTTGTTTAATAGCCTGAACGTTGGTCTTTAGCCCACTCATAGCGAAGAAGAGAGGCAGTAAAAGTCCCGACACAAAATCCTCCAACTTTTCTATTAGAGTAACGCCGAGGGGTCCATTTGGTATAACCAACCCGAAAACAAATGCGCCAAACACAGAATGTGTCCCAATGGCGTCCGTTATAAAACCTGAAATCATGACTCCTGTAAGAATCAGACAAATATAGAACTCGCTAAAAGTTTCCCCTTCGGGCGTTCTTCTTATAATCCATGAGATGGCGGGTCTGacaacaaaaacacaaaacaCAACAAATGCTACACTGGAGAGTATAACCCACAAGGAAGCGAGAGAGGCATTGTCGTTTT containing:
- the LOC126654959 gene encoding cation/H(+) antiporter 15, giving the protein MGDKGGSNASIDDTIVCYAPTMITTNGVWQGDNPLDYSLPLFILQLTLVVVTTRLLVFVLKPFRQPRVISEILGGLILGPSVMGRSKVFASTIFPLRSVMVLETMANVGLLYFLFLVGVEMDISVIKRTGKKALAIAIAGMILPFITGVAFSFYIHKDSHSLNKGTFILFLGVALSVTAFPVLARVLAELKLINTELGRIAMSAALINDICAWILLCFAIALAENDNASLASLWVILSSVAFVVFCVFVVRPAISWIIRRTPEGETFSEFYICLILTGVMISGFITDAIGTHSVFGAFVFGLVIPNGPLGVTLIEKLEDFVSGLLLPLFFAMSGLKTNVQAIKQASTWGFLVLVIILGSAGKIVGTLVVTFIYQMPMREGLTLGLLMNTKGLIEMIILNVGKDQRVLDDESFAIMVIVAVIMTGLVTPVVTAIYRPARKFIPYKRRTIQRSKPDAELRVLVCVHTPRNVPTIINLLEASHPTKKSPMCVYVLHLVELTGRASAMLIVHNTRKSGRPALNRTQAQSDHIINAFENYEQHATCVSVQPLTAISPYSTMHEDICNLAEDKRVAFVIIPFHKQQTVDGGMEATNPAFRMVNQNVLANAPCSVGILVDRGLNGSTRIAANQLSHHIAVLFFGGPDDREALAYASRMSEHPGISLTVMRFLAGDDAAQSAGAGTGLQNEPRILTVETHDQREKQVDEEYINEFRVQNNDENVFYSEIIVNNGEETVAAIRSMDINAHDLFIVGRGQGMISPLTAGLTDWSECPELGAIGDLLASSDFAATVSVLVVQQYVGSGLQPDAITTPDGQGPPEEQQYSGLQLMNKRPAPSR